One genomic segment of Arachis duranensis cultivar V14167 chromosome 4, aradu.V14167.gnm2.J7QH, whole genome shotgun sequence includes these proteins:
- the LOC107483409 gene encoding transcription factor bHLH147 encodes MKLNSEMGSPSLIPTALTSTPSRDSHVHNHNKKKKPHSKNHKQKNNRQVNKWKSQTQQNLYSTKLRQALAGSTLSGGGKSIRETADRVLASAARGRSRWSRAILTNRLKLRFMKNKIKKKKKRVGPIVKSRRTRTRLNVVRLKVKTVPAVQKKVRLLGRLVPGCRKEPLPVILEEAIDYIPALEMQVRAMTALANLLLANSSSSSSPSSSSSSSSSSSSSSSSSSSSSSYK; translated from the coding sequence ATGAAACTCAATTCAGAGATGGGTTCACCATCTCTGATCCCAACAGCACTCACCTCTACCCCATCACGTGACTCGCACGTGCACAACcacaacaagaagaaaaagcctcATTCCAAGAACCACAAACAGAAGAACAACCGCCAAGTCAACAAATGGAAATCCCAAACACAACAAAACCTCTACTCCACCAAACTCCGGCAAGCCCTCGCCGGATCCACCCTATCGGGCGGCGGTAAGTCCATCCGCGAAACCGCCGACAGAGTTCTTGCCAGCGCCGCAAGAGGTAGAAGCCGGTGGAGCCGCGCCATACTCACGAACCGGCTCAAGCTGCGCTTCATGAAGAAcaagataaagaagaagaagaaaagagtggGGCCGATAGTCAAGTCGAGAAGAACAAGAACCCGGTTGAACGTGGTTCGATTGAAGGTAAAGACAGTTCCGGCGGTTCAGAAGAAAGTGAGGTTGTTGGGAAGGTTGGTTCCTGGTTGCAGGAAGGAACCTCTTCCGGTGATTCTAGAAGAAGCCATTGATTATATACCTGCTCTTGAGATGCAGGTTCGCGCCATGACTGCTCTCGCTAACTTGTTGTTAgcgaattcttcttcttcttcttctccttcttcttcttcttcttcttcttcttcttcttcttcttcttcttcttcttcttcttcttcttcttc